One Punica granatum isolate Tunisia-2019 chromosome 3, ASM765513v2, whole genome shotgun sequence genomic window carries:
- the LOC116201771 gene encoding polyadenylate-binding protein 6-like isoform X2 has protein sequence MAVEEGVTAKLRPEQFNSLHLPARPSLYVGDLHPSVTKADLFEAFRGMGHILSVRLCTDALSGRSLCYGYVNFLTPTEASIAMDCLNHTILKGKPMRIMWSQRNPIQRKTGVGNLFVKNLDPSINSARLQSLFCKFGTVLSCKVAEDNGKRKGFGFVQFDSEHSAMAALKSLHDTFVEGKNLYVCKFVRKSERMETYQKPTFTNLYVKNLGEDMTEDCLQDKFSEFGKVSNVVIMKNGEGKSKEFGFVNFETPEAAMKAMEALNGSLLGSKTLFVGRAQKKAEREELLKDARSEVARYRGRRNASNLYVKNLDASVDDSMLKEHFSSIGTITSARVMRNPDGSSRGFGFVCYTTSEEARRALVAFNGITFRGKPLYVAMAQQKEERIRLQNSFGFFPPQLPGSCYWNSSDFYAPPFLNYSVLPLPQPPVPQLTLYQHYGANTSFPFGPLNNKMNYSTYVLQGKMPMHDNKFMDWAYKGQSAPCLPSNLHSDYQDRGLLAAQRLSFGKKGSKQYRQAESGSAGLRSTRSRKPNKNLGNAFYPLVENMKPEHDWTAVRTDGWGYKEGD, from the exons ATGGCGGTGGAGGAGGGCGTTACGGCGAAACTGCGGCCAGAGCAGTTCAACTCTCTTCATTTGCCGGCCAGGCCCTCGCTTTACGTCGGCGATCTTCACCCCTCCGTCACCAAGGCTGACCTCTTCGAGGCTTTCCGTGGAATGGGCCACATTCTCTCCGTCCGTCTCTGCACGGACGCGCTTTCCGGCAGATCGCTCTGCTATGGCTACGTCAACTTCTTGACCCCCACCGAAG CTTCCATTGCCATGGATTGCCTCAACCATACAATTCTGAAGGGAAAACCTATGAGGATAATGTGGTCCCAGAGAAACCCCATTCAAAGAAAGACCGGAGTCGGAAACCTCTTTGTGAAGAACCTGGACCCTTCGATCAACAGTGCCCGTTTGCAGAGCCTTTTCTGCAAATTTGGGACAGTGCTTTCTTGCAAGGTGGCAGAAGACAATGGGAAGCGTAAGGGCTTTGGTTTCGTCCAGTTTGATTCAGAACATTCAGCCATGGCTGCTCTCAAGAGTCTCCATGATACCTTTGTGGAGGGGAAGAATTT ATATGTCTGCAAGTTTGTTAGGAAAAGTGAGAGAATGGAGACTTATCAAAAACCAACATTCACAAATCTGTATGTGAAGAACCTTGGGGAAGATATGACCGAGGACTGCCTTCAAGACAAGTTCTCAGAGTTTGGGAAGGTTTCAAATGTTGTCATCATGAAGAATGGTGAGGGGAAATCAAAAGAATTTGGCTTTGTCAACTTTGAGACTCCTGAAGCAGCAATGAAAGCTATGGAGGCCTTGAACGGTTCTTTACTGG GATCCAAGACTTTATTTGTTGGGAGAGCTCAGAAGAAAGCTGAAAGAGAAGAGCTATTGAAAGATGCCCGCAGTGAGGTTGCAAGATATCGTGGCCGGAGGAATGCTTCTAACTTGTATGTGAAGAATCTTGATGCATCTGTTGATGACAGCATGTTAAAAGAACATTTCAGTTCGATTGGGACAATAACATCAGCAAGAGTGATGCGCAATCCTGATGGGTCAAGCAGAGGATTTGGCTTTGTATGTTACACCACTTCTGAAGAAGCAAGAAGGGCTCTGGTTGCTTTTAATG GAATTACGTTCAGGGGAAAGCCTCTCTATGTTGCCATGGCCCAGCAGAAAGAGGAGCGCATCAGACTGCAAAACTCTTTTGGATTCTTCCCTCCACAACTTCCCGGATCTTGTTACTGGAACTCCTCTGATTTTTATGCCCCACCCTTCCTCAATTACTCTGTTTTACCTCTTCCTCAGCCTCCCGTCCCGCAATTGACCTTGTACCAACACTATGGAGCAAATACAAGCTTTCCTTTTGGTCCACTGAACAATAAGATGAACTACTCCACATAT GTTCTGCAAGGGAAAATGCCAATGCATGATAACAAGTTTATGGATTGGGCTTACAAGGGTCAG TCTGCACCATGCTTGCCATCTAATTTGCACTCCGATTATCAAGATCGAGGTCTGCTTGCTGCTCAGAGGCTAAGCTTCGGGAAGAAAGGAAGCAAACAGTACAGACAAGCAGAAAGTGGCTCTGCAGGGTTGAGGAGTACAAGAAGCAGGAAGCCCAACAAAAACCTTGGGAATGCTTTCTATCCTCTAGTCGAGAATATGAAG CCCGAGCATGACTGGACTGCCGTTAGAACTGACGGATGGGGATACAAGGAAGGTGATTGA
- the LOC116201771 gene encoding polyadenylate-binding protein 6-like isoform X1 translates to MAVEEGVTAKLRPEQFNSLHLPARPSLYVGDLHPSVTKADLFEAFRGMGHILSVRLCTDALSGRSLCYGYVNFLTPTEASIAMDCLNHTILKGKPMRIMWSQRNPIQRKTGVGNLFVKNLDPSINSARLQSLFCKFGTVLSCKVAEDNGKRKGFGFVQFDSEHSAMAALKSLHDTFVEGKNLYVCKFVRKSERMETYQKPTFTNLYVKNLGEDMTEDCLQDKFSEFGKVSNVVIMKNGEGKSKEFGFVNFETPEAAMKAMEALNGSLLGSKTLFVGRAQKKAEREELLKDARSEVARYRGRRNASNLYVKNLDASVDDSMLKEHFSSIGTITSARVMRNPDGSSRGFGFVCYTTSEEARRALVAFNGITFRGKPLYVAMAQQKEERIRLQNSFGFFPPQLPGSCYWNSSDFYAPPFLNYSVLPLPQPPVPQLTLYQHYGANTSFPFGPLNNKMNYSTYQVLQGKMPMHDNKFMDWAYKGQSAPCLPSNLHSDYQDRGLLAAQRLSFGKKGSKQYRQAESGSAGLRSTRSRKPNKNLGNAFYPLVENMKPEHDWTAVRTDGWGYKEGD, encoded by the exons ATGGCGGTGGAGGAGGGCGTTACGGCGAAACTGCGGCCAGAGCAGTTCAACTCTCTTCATTTGCCGGCCAGGCCCTCGCTTTACGTCGGCGATCTTCACCCCTCCGTCACCAAGGCTGACCTCTTCGAGGCTTTCCGTGGAATGGGCCACATTCTCTCCGTCCGTCTCTGCACGGACGCGCTTTCCGGCAGATCGCTCTGCTATGGCTACGTCAACTTCTTGACCCCCACCGAAG CTTCCATTGCCATGGATTGCCTCAACCATACAATTCTGAAGGGAAAACCTATGAGGATAATGTGGTCCCAGAGAAACCCCATTCAAAGAAAGACCGGAGTCGGAAACCTCTTTGTGAAGAACCTGGACCCTTCGATCAACAGTGCCCGTTTGCAGAGCCTTTTCTGCAAATTTGGGACAGTGCTTTCTTGCAAGGTGGCAGAAGACAATGGGAAGCGTAAGGGCTTTGGTTTCGTCCAGTTTGATTCAGAACATTCAGCCATGGCTGCTCTCAAGAGTCTCCATGATACCTTTGTGGAGGGGAAGAATTT ATATGTCTGCAAGTTTGTTAGGAAAAGTGAGAGAATGGAGACTTATCAAAAACCAACATTCACAAATCTGTATGTGAAGAACCTTGGGGAAGATATGACCGAGGACTGCCTTCAAGACAAGTTCTCAGAGTTTGGGAAGGTTTCAAATGTTGTCATCATGAAGAATGGTGAGGGGAAATCAAAAGAATTTGGCTTTGTCAACTTTGAGACTCCTGAAGCAGCAATGAAAGCTATGGAGGCCTTGAACGGTTCTTTACTGG GATCCAAGACTTTATTTGTTGGGAGAGCTCAGAAGAAAGCTGAAAGAGAAGAGCTATTGAAAGATGCCCGCAGTGAGGTTGCAAGATATCGTGGCCGGAGGAATGCTTCTAACTTGTATGTGAAGAATCTTGATGCATCTGTTGATGACAGCATGTTAAAAGAACATTTCAGTTCGATTGGGACAATAACATCAGCAAGAGTGATGCGCAATCCTGATGGGTCAAGCAGAGGATTTGGCTTTGTATGTTACACCACTTCTGAAGAAGCAAGAAGGGCTCTGGTTGCTTTTAATG GAATTACGTTCAGGGGAAAGCCTCTCTATGTTGCCATGGCCCAGCAGAAAGAGGAGCGCATCAGACTGCAAAACTCTTTTGGATTCTTCCCTCCACAACTTCCCGGATCTTGTTACTGGAACTCCTCTGATTTTTATGCCCCACCCTTCCTCAATTACTCTGTTTTACCTCTTCCTCAGCCTCCCGTCCCGCAATTGACCTTGTACCAACACTATGGAGCAAATACAAGCTTTCCTTTTGGTCCACTGAACAATAAGATGAACTACTCCACATAT CAGGTTCTGCAAGGGAAAATGCCAATGCATGATAACAAGTTTATGGATTGGGCTTACAAGGGTCAG TCTGCACCATGCTTGCCATCTAATTTGCACTCCGATTATCAAGATCGAGGTCTGCTTGCTGCTCAGAGGCTAAGCTTCGGGAAGAAAGGAAGCAAACAGTACAGACAAGCAGAAAGTGGCTCTGCAGGGTTGAGGAGTACAAGAAGCAGGAAGCCCAACAAAAACCTTGGGAATGCTTTCTATCCTCTAGTCGAGAATATGAAG CCCGAGCATGACTGGACTGCCGTTAGAACTGACGGATGGGGATACAAGGAAGGTGATTGA